From a region of the Desmodus rotundus isolate HL8 chromosome 7, HLdesRot8A.1, whole genome shotgun sequence genome:
- the OR4E2 gene encoding olfactory receptor 4E2: MDTFNQTRVTEFVFLGLADNWVLKILFFMAFSATYVLTLWGNILILVTIVFTERLNIPMYFFLSNLSFIDICHSSVTVPKMLEGLLLERKTISFDNCIAQLFFLYLFACAEIFLLTIMAYDRYVAICTPLHYPNAMNMTVCTQLVLALWLGGTVHSLVQTFLTIRLPYCGPNIIDSYFCDVPPVIKLACADTYLTGVLMVSNSGTISLTCFLALVPSYTVILVSLRKQSAEGRRKALSTCSAHLMVVVLFFGPCIFIYTLPDTSFPFDKVVSVFYTVVTPLLNPLIYSLRNEEVKIAMKHLRQRQVFFMKSYT; encoded by the coding sequence ATGGATACATTTAACCAAACAAGGGTGACTGAATTTGTCTTCTTGGGACTTGCTGATAACTGGGTACTGAAGATATTATTTTTCATGGCCTTCTCAGCCACATATGTGCTAACTCTATGGGGGAACATTCTCATCCTGGTTACCATAGTCTTTACTGAACGTCTCAATATCCCCATGTATTTCTTCCTGAGCAATTTATCATTTATTGACATCTGCCACTCATCTGTCACTGTGCCCAAGATGCTGGAGGGTTTGCTTTTAGAGCGAAAAACCATTTCCTTCGACAACTGCATTGCACAGCTCTTCTTCCTATATCTCTTTGCCTGTGCTGAGATCTTTCTGCTGACCATTATGGCCTATGATCGATATGTGGCCATCTGCACTCCATTACACTACCCCAATGCAATGAACATGACGGTCTGCACACAGCTTGTCCTTGCTCTCTGGTTGGGGGGTACTGTTCATTCTCTCGTGCAGACCTTCTTGACCATTCGTCTGCCTTACTGTGGCCCTAACATTATCGATAGCTACTTTTGTGATGTGCCTCCTGTCATCAAGCTGGCCTGTGCAGATACATACCTCACAGGAGTGCTGATGGTGTCCAATAGTGGGACCATCTCCCTCACCTGTTTCCTGGCTTTGGTCCCCTCCTACACAGTCATCTTAGTTTCTCTTAGAAAACAGTCAGCTGAAGGGCGCCGGAAAGCCCTGTCTACCTGCTCAGCTCACTTAATGGTGGTTGTCCTCTTCTTTGGACCATGTATCTTCATCTATACTCTGCCTGACACCAGCTTCCCCTTTGACAAGGTGGTATCCGTCTTTTACACAGTGGTCACCCCTTTGCTGAATCCCCTCATTTACAGTTTGAGGAATGAGGAAGTAAAAATTGCCATGAAGCATCTTAGACAGAGACAAGTTTTTTTCATGAAATCATATACGTGA